A region from the Methylocystis iwaonis genome encodes:
- a CDS encoding polysaccharide deacetylase family protein codes for MASKTFITTSWDDGHPLDLRVAELLAKFDVSGTFYIPRANEKATLTECEIRELSAAFEIGAHTLGHQVLTEVSLPRAEAEISGSKSWVESVTGVSCRMFCPPQGRYSRQHMLMAERAGYVGFRTVALLSLDLPQRVGGIMLMPTTIQAHPHDAMVYARNTLKRAALRSIWRFVTHGRSRDWPVLARSLACEATTRGGVFHLWGHSWELQDNNQWERLEYILALLGDLAKDARTLSNGQLCAEESR; via the coding sequence GTGGCCTCCAAAACCTTTATTACGACCAGTTGGGACGACGGACATCCGCTGGATCTGCGCGTGGCGGAGCTACTGGCGAAATTCGATGTCTCCGGCACGTTCTACATCCCTCGCGCCAATGAGAAAGCAACTCTGACAGAATGCGAAATCCGCGAGTTGAGCGCGGCGTTCGAAATCGGCGCGCATACGCTTGGGCATCAAGTCCTGACCGAGGTTTCCCTTCCACGCGCAGAGGCGGAGATCTCCGGCTCGAAAAGCTGGGTCGAGAGTGTCACGGGTGTCTCTTGCAGAATGTTTTGCCCCCCTCAGGGGCGATACAGCCGTCAGCATATGCTCATGGCGGAGCGGGCGGGCTATGTCGGGTTTCGAACCGTTGCGCTGCTATCTCTCGATCTTCCGCAACGCGTGGGCGGCATCATGCTGATGCCGACGACGATCCAGGCCCACCCCCACGACGCGATGGTCTATGCGAGAAATACATTAAAGCGGGCGGCGCTCAGGAGCATATGGCGCTTCGTCACCCATGGCCGCTCGCGCGATTGGCCCGTATTGGCGCGCTCGCTCGCTTGCGAGGCCACGACAAGAGGGGGCGTGTTTCACCTCTGGGGCCATTCATGGGAGCTGCAAGACAATAATCAGTGGGAGCGTCTGGAATATATCCTCGCGCTTCTCGGCGATCTGGCAAAAGACGCGCGCACGCTCTCGAACGGGCAATTATGCGCCGAAGAGAGTCGCTGA
- a CDS encoding polysaccharide biosynthesis/export family protein: protein MRGLIPFTGLLLLPLALEGCFTPGSGPQIEAVYANAVTQEGEVLRPNYELIEYSSPILEILRRRSSDSLYGHFGGGRLGPSQVTIGVGDVIGLSVYEASAGGLFTPAATDTIRQGNYVNFPQQVVEQDGTVSVPYAGRIMARGKTTRQLEQEIVSQLKTRAVEPQIVVSLVDSRSSLFSVLGEAQRPGSFPVNWAGQKLLAGIALAGGPKWADYETSITINRGGKTATAMMQNIIADPRENIFLRPGDSVFLRREPRFYTALGAAGKSGHYPIDVPKITLAEAVGRAQGLLDTQADPTGVFLLRWEKKQALEKIGRPVASYVTPTVPTIYHFDLRDPNHLLASQQIDVIHSDVIYISNAPTVELRKTLQVLADLSYITLNAAQTSFVLHY from the coding sequence ATGCGAGGCTTGATCCCCTTCACGGGCTTGCTGTTGCTGCCGCTCGCCCTCGAAGGATGTTTCACGCCCGGCTCAGGGCCGCAGATCGAGGCTGTTTACGCGAATGCGGTAACCCAAGAGGGCGAGGTACTCCGCCCGAACTATGAGCTGATCGAATACTCCAGCCCGATCCTCGAGATCCTGCGGCGCCGGTCCAGCGACAGCCTTTACGGCCACTTCGGCGGCGGCCGCTTGGGGCCCTCGCAGGTCACGATCGGGGTTGGCGACGTCATCGGACTTTCGGTCTACGAAGCCTCCGCGGGAGGGCTCTTCACGCCGGCCGCAACGGACACGATCCGACAAGGCAATTACGTGAATTTCCCGCAGCAGGTCGTCGAGCAAGACGGAACCGTGAGCGTTCCTTACGCCGGCCGCATTATGGCGAGAGGAAAGACAACCCGTCAGCTCGAGCAGGAAATCGTCAGCCAGCTCAAAACGCGAGCGGTCGAGCCGCAGATTGTCGTCAGCCTCGTCGATTCGCGTTCGAGCCTCTTTTCGGTTCTCGGCGAAGCGCAGAGGCCCGGTAGCTTCCCAGTCAACTGGGCTGGCCAAAAACTGCTCGCGGGCATCGCTCTCGCAGGCGGCCCGAAGTGGGCCGATTACGAGACTTCCATCACGATCAATCGTGGCGGGAAGACCGCGACGGCTATGATGCAGAACATCATCGCCGATCCTCGCGAGAACATCTTTCTGCGCCCCGGGGATTCGGTCTTTTTGCGACGCGAGCCGAGATTCTACACAGCGCTCGGAGCGGCAGGCAAAAGCGGCCATTATCCAATCGACGTGCCCAAGATCACCCTTGCGGAGGCCGTCGGCCGCGCGCAAGGACTTCTCGATACGCAAGCCGATCCGACAGGCGTGTTTCTGCTCCGCTGGGAGAAGAAACAAGCGCTCGAGAAAATCGGGCGCCCGGTGGCGAGCTACGTTACGCCGACCGTCCCGACCATCTATCACTTTGATCTAAGAGATCCCAATCATTTGCTGGCGTCCCAGCAAATCGACGTCATCCACAGCGACGTCATCTACATCAGCAACGCGCCGACAGTCGAGCTGCGAAAGACGCTTCAGGTTCTGGCGGACCTCTCCTACATAACGCTGAACGCCGCCCAAACGAGTTTCGTGTTGCACTACTGA
- a CDS encoding lytic transglycosylase domain-containing protein encodes MAAREATSGIKLLTAQEEPPAQAKLLIDAHLTSPRARLIGMVRAEAKTRNLPEDLAEAVAYIESAYDPEARGAVGEVGLMQVLPSTAAMMGFKGAMSDLAAPQTNIYYGVGYLAKAWRMSNGDICRALMKYRAGLGEERMTARSIDYCRRAKLYLSQIDSGFKREDAIAPRLISSANAEPRAIAPTLNVSAGAPLPAKLLIRPQSPKRFKSSDSFWVWHEARIRALKQKVHAKWGRFLFARNRG; translated from the coding sequence ATGGCCGCGCGCGAGGCGACGAGCGGCATCAAGCTCCTGACGGCGCAAGAGGAGCCGCCAGCGCAAGCAAAGCTCTTGATCGACGCGCATCTCACCTCGCCTCGAGCCAGGTTGATCGGCATGGTGCGCGCCGAGGCCAAGACCAGGAATCTTCCAGAAGACCTCGCAGAAGCCGTCGCCTATATCGAAAGCGCCTATGATCCGGAGGCGAGGGGGGCAGTGGGGGAGGTTGGGCTGATGCAAGTGCTTCCCAGCACCGCCGCCATGATGGGCTTCAAGGGCGCCATGAGCGACCTCGCTGCGCCGCAAACCAACATTTACTACGGCGTGGGTTACCTCGCCAAAGCCTGGCGTATGTCGAACGGCGACATCTGTCGCGCATTGATGAAATACCGAGCGGGCCTCGGAGAAGAGCGCATGACCGCGCGTTCGATCGACTATTGTCGGCGCGCAAAGCTGTATCTTTCGCAGATCGACTCCGGGTTCAAGCGCGAGGACGCAATCGCGCCGCGACTCATTTCAAGCGCGAATGCTGAACCGCGCGCGATTGCCCCGACCTTGAATGTGTCGGCCGGGGCGCCGCTTCCGGCCAAACTTCTTATTAGGCCGCAATCGCCAAAACGGTTCAAAAGCTCCGATAGCTTCTGGGTGTGGCATGAGGCGCGCATCCGGGCGCTCAAGCAAAAGGTGCACGCCAAATGGGGGCGTTTCCTATTTGCCCGAAACAGAGGCTGA
- a CDS encoding DegT/DnrJ/EryC1/StrS family aminotransferase: MVQPRQIVYPMRYLTPWVSGNAQSERTFIAQSSERLGGAHILPLGRARAGIYLLVKSALTDTRRRVLMSPLTIADVVNMVRFAGGEPVFVDCLPDSTNMDVAHLRSLIDDSAACVLLTHYCVTQNRTQEIVGLCHSNGVKVFEDCAVALGATLDGQPVGAFGDASVFSLSGFKIQNFIWGGFIATRDAELFDALSREVSRWPRLRPRQYLGMAKTVLRYAFLTSPLVFPFAFRARRLSVQQGKIADLIPRVLIETPTLDETITTRPSLGAFAEWNHKSRDVERINAHRRKIAAIYDKRFRDLCAAAETDEETRASSSWFSYPIVVGKENRERVYREVLRRGYDIGLMLYPNVHELPANATIPGRSSTISAFVRAILTLPTHPRITASYAEELASCVAEVLANYAQDVQSPRIDNAPKERV; encoded by the coding sequence ATGGTCCAGCCGAGGCAGATCGTCTACCCGATGCGGTACCTCACGCCGTGGGTCTCGGGAAACGCGCAATCAGAAAGAACCTTCATCGCGCAAAGCTCGGAGAGGCTGGGTGGCGCCCATATCCTTCCGCTCGGGCGGGCGCGGGCGGGGATATACCTTCTGGTCAAAAGCGCGCTGACCGATACGAGGCGGCGCGTCCTGATGTCGCCTTTGACGATTGCCGATGTCGTCAACATGGTGAGATTTGCCGGCGGCGAGCCGGTGTTCGTCGATTGCCTTCCCGATTCCACGAATATGGATGTCGCCCATCTGCGCTCTCTCATCGACGACAGCGCGGCTTGCGTGTTGCTCACGCATTATTGCGTCACCCAGAACAGGACGCAGGAGATTGTCGGCCTGTGCCACAGTAACGGCGTGAAAGTCTTCGAGGATTGCGCCGTGGCTCTCGGCGCGACGCTCGACGGACAGCCGGTCGGCGCGTTCGGCGACGCCAGCGTGTTCAGCCTGTCGGGCTTCAAGATTCAGAACTTCATCTGGGGCGGTTTTATCGCCACAAGAGATGCCGAGCTTTTCGACGCGCTCTCGCGCGAAGTGTCGCGCTGGCCACGTCTGCGGCCGCGGCAGTATCTCGGAATGGCGAAGACGGTGCTTCGCTATGCATTTCTGACAAGTCCGCTGGTGTTTCCCTTCGCGTTTCGGGCGCGAAGACTAAGCGTGCAGCAGGGGAAAATCGCCGATCTTATTCCCCGCGTTCTGATCGAAACGCCAACTCTGGACGAGACGATCACGACCCGTCCGTCACTGGGCGCCTTTGCGGAATGGAACCACAAGTCCCGCGATGTCGAGCGCATCAATGCGCATCGGCGAAAGATCGCTGCGATCTATGACAAAAGATTCCGAGACCTTTGCGCGGCGGCGGAAACGGACGAAGAGACGCGCGCGTCCTCGTCCTGGTTCAGCTATCCGATCGTCGTCGGAAAAGAGAACAGGGAGCGCGTCTATCGGGAAGTGTTGCGGCGCGGCTATGACATCGGCCTCATGTTGTATCCTAATGTGCACGAGCTTCCCGCGAATGCGACCATTCCAGGACGCTCCAGCACGATCTCCGCCTTCGTGCGCGCCATTCTCACGCTGCCGACGCATCCGAGAATCACCGCGTCTTACGCCGAGGAGCTGGCAAGCTGCGTCGCCGAGGTACTGGCGAACTACGCGCAGGATGTCCAATCTCCGCGTATCGACAACGCGCCAAAGGAAAGAGTTTAG
- a CDS encoding FAD-dependent oxidoreductase: MFIDALGLDDEYRIESEICIIGGGVAGITLALEFEKRGIEVVLIESGGFQSEEANRDLYRGESVGLPYRFADGCRSRYLGGSSNCWGGWCRPFEEDDFVARHWVPYSGWPFERSELEPYYERTHSILQLGPTNFDASFWVDAIGRSNVRRHSYAGDDVIDVISQFSPPVRFGQVYRSQLKQARHVTVFLNANVTDISTEGGQSVRYARLRMLNGRSATVAAKIFILATGGIENARLLLLSNKDRPQGLGNHHDLVGRFFMDHPCLTTATVRFRDGWSDNMLYDAKFHYRNDAVAAHGTCIAGHLSLSPKARERERLLNTNITFVPIFPGEYTGVKDALVRLKRRLEGVQETQRSLLREFLTLAGQPLNTLGFIAARYLQMGSLQMRSLIDHTRLQVICEPAPNPDSRVTLSMARDQLGLNRVKVDWRLGDQTKRTIDRTVALVAEELSRSGVADIALDPPIVENGWPESFSQEGCWHHMGTTRMHESPKLGVVDPNCRIHEITNMYVAGSSIFPTAGGDFPTTTIVALALRLADHIASTLDRGSSADIVTKLANAESTLRTP, translated from the coding sequence ATGTTCATCGACGCGTTGGGTTTGGACGATGAATACAGGATAGAATCCGAGATCTGCATCATAGGCGGGGGCGTTGCGGGGATCACCCTCGCGCTCGAGTTCGAGAAACGCGGCATAGAGGTCGTTCTTATCGAGAGCGGCGGCTTCCAAAGCGAGGAGGCCAACCGCGACCTTTATCGTGGGGAGAGCGTTGGGCTGCCCTATCGTTTCGCCGATGGCTGCCGTAGCCGCTACCTTGGCGGAAGCAGCAACTGCTGGGGCGGCTGGTGCAGGCCCTTCGAAGAAGACGACTTCGTCGCGCGCCACTGGGTCCCCTATAGCGGCTGGCCGTTCGAAAGATCGGAGCTCGAGCCCTATTATGAGCGCACCCATTCCATTCTGCAGCTTGGCCCAACCAATTTCGACGCGTCTTTCTGGGTAGACGCTATCGGACGCAGCAACGTCCGGCGCCACTCTTATGCCGGCGACGATGTTATCGACGTTATCTCTCAATTCAGCCCGCCGGTGCGATTTGGTCAGGTCTACCGCTCGCAATTGAAGCAAGCGCGCCATGTCACCGTCTTCCTCAATGCCAATGTCACCGACATTTCGACAGAGGGCGGCCAGTCGGTTCGCTACGCGCGATTGAGAATGTTGAACGGGCGCTCGGCGACTGTTGCAGCGAAAATCTTTATCCTGGCGACCGGGGGCATAGAGAACGCGCGCCTTTTGTTGCTGTCCAACAAGGATCGGCCGCAGGGGCTCGGCAATCATCATGATTTGGTCGGACGCTTTTTCATGGATCATCCCTGCCTGACGACGGCAACCGTCCGCTTCCGCGACGGATGGTCCGACAACATGCTCTATGACGCGAAATTCCATTACCGCAACGACGCCGTCGCCGCCCACGGCACCTGCATCGCCGGGCATCTCTCTTTAAGTCCCAAAGCGCGCGAGCGCGAGCGGCTGTTGAATACCAACATCACCTTCGTGCCGATATTCCCGGGCGAATACACCGGCGTCAAAGACGCGCTTGTCCGCCTCAAGCGCCGACTCGAAGGCGTTCAAGAAACGCAACGCTCCCTGCTGCGCGAATTCCTGACGCTGGCGGGGCAGCCGCTCAATACTCTCGGCTTCATCGCCGCGCGTTATCTGCAAATGGGCTCGCTGCAGATGCGCTCGCTCATCGACCACACACGGCTCCAGGTCATTTGCGAACCGGCTCCCAATCCCGATAGCCGCGTGACGCTTTCCATGGCGAGGGATCAGCTCGGCTTGAACCGGGTGAAAGTCGATTGGCGCCTCGGCGACCAAACCAAGAGAACCATCGACCGTACGGTCGCTCTTGTCGCTGAAGAGTTGAGCCGCTCCGGAGTCGCCGACATAGCGCTCGACCCGCCCATCGTCGAAAATGGCTGGCCGGAAAGTTTCTCGCAGGAGGGATGCTGGCACCATATGGGAACGACGCGCATGCATGAGTCGCCCAAGCTCGGCGTCGTTGATCCCAACTGCCGCATTCACGAAATCACGAATATGTATGTCGCCGGCAGCTCGATTTTTCCCACAGCAGGCGGCGATTTTCCAACGACGACCATCGTCGCTCTGGCGCTTCGACTCGCCGATCATATCGCATCCACTCTGGACCGTGGTTCGAGCGCCGACATCGTTACGAAACTGGCGAACGCAGAAAGCACGCTTCGAACGCCATGA
- a CDS encoding RrF2 family transcriptional regulator, whose amino-acid sequence MLTKKGKYGLKAMVHLAQSEPGRPVPVLEISEKQCIPKKFLDAILCELRNAGFVHSKMGKGGGYALSRPASEITVGELVRAIDGPLAPVPCASKTRYRRCDDCFDENTCAVRKIMQRAQEALSNVLDNCSLQEMGDRAKNNAEAIFFDI is encoded by the coding sequence GTGCTGACAAAAAAGGGAAAATACGGCCTCAAAGCCATGGTGCATCTGGCGCAGTCCGAGCCCGGGCGCCCGGTTCCCGTGCTCGAAATTTCCGAAAAGCAATGCATCCCGAAAAAGTTTCTCGACGCCATCCTCTGCGAGCTGCGCAACGCGGGATTTGTCCATTCGAAGATGGGGAAGGGCGGCGGCTACGCTCTGTCGCGCCCGGCGAGCGAGATTACCGTCGGCGAACTCGTGCGCGCGATCGACGGGCCTTTGGCGCCGGTGCCTTGCGCGAGTAAGACGCGCTACCGGCGCTGTGACGATTGCTTCGACGAAAACACCTGCGCCGTGCGCAAGATCATGCAGCGCGCCCAGGAAGCCTTGTCGAACGTGCTTGACAATTGTTCTCTTCAAGAGATGGGCGACCGAGCGAAAAACAACGCGGAAGCGATCTTCTTCGATATCTGA
- a CDS encoding family 2A encapsulin nanocompartment cargo protein cysteine desulfurase, with the protein MSPAKPAIPASADLPLDNLPAQDAGHHAAPTIDPNMIARLANAFFQQPPVPLANSSLPFGPPALTPSLPDAPAPSVVTTVAPLAPARTQMGPPDVPQTTILSVIPTPNIPAPAAPTGLQSPTRPLGLDQIPQPGASLGSSTPSAIPSDVDYSLIPRLLAADMSLVPQSHVNAPEAIGPAGVSASPAVDNLYFLHERAAPTSAPAAPAPSYLSPHTPAVAPQPELGQPNIPVSAPSAPAEAEARAPAAPESFAISGPSEADPHRLSDSASLATPPVGGEQFSSGFESFPTPGQSGPAASDALYFVSHTGGHPAAAPAQPAAEPQGFAPQLSPSSTETRQVFDPYRVKRDFPILQQQVHGKPLVWLDNAATTQKPQSVIDRLSHFYEYENSNIHRAAHALAARSTDAYEAAREKVRRFLKAPSVKDIVFVRGATEGINLVAQAWGRRNVREGDEIVVSWLEHHANIVPWQMLCAEKGARLRVAPVDDRGQLILEEYEKLLNPKTRIVAVTQVSNALGTVTPVREITAMAHRHGACVLIDGAQSVSHMPVDVQSIDCDFFIFSGHKVFGPTGIGVVYGKDAVLENMPPWQGGGNMIADVTFEKTIYQGAPERFEAGTGNIADAVGLGAALDYVESIGMEVIARYEHDLLVYATEKMRLVPGLTFIGTAAEKASVLSFVLDGHSTQEVGKALDREGIAVRAGHHCAQPILRRFGLEATVRPSLAFYNTCADVDALVAALLKLQAGRGGF; encoded by the coding sequence ATGTCGCCTGCGAAGCCCGCCATTCCCGCTTCCGCCGATTTGCCGCTCGACAATCTCCCCGCTCAGGACGCCGGCCATCACGCCGCGCCGACAATCGACCCGAATATGATCGCGCGGCTGGCCAACGCTTTTTTCCAGCAGCCGCCGGTTCCGCTGGCCAATTCCTCGCTGCCCTTCGGTCCGCCGGCGCTGACGCCGAGCCTGCCCGACGCGCCGGCGCCTTCGGTCGTGACGACGGTCGCGCCGCTCGCCCCCGCGCGCACCCAGATGGGGCCGCCGGACGTGCCGCAAACGACAATCCTCTCCGTCATCCCGACGCCGAACATCCCCGCGCCGGCCGCGCCGACGGGTTTGCAGTCGCCGACGCGCCCGCTCGGTCTCGACCAAATTCCGCAGCCAGGCGCGTCGCTCGGCAGCTCCACCCCTTCCGCTATTCCCTCGGACGTCGATTACAGCCTCATTCCGCGCCTTCTCGCCGCAGACATGTCGCTCGTGCCACAAAGCCACGTCAACGCGCCGGAAGCGATCGGCCCCGCCGGGGTAAGCGCGAGCCCTGCGGTCGATAATCTCTACTTCCTGCATGAGCGGGCGGCCCCCACGAGCGCGCCGGCCGCGCCCGCGCCGTCCTATCTCTCGCCGCATACGCCGGCGGTCGCGCCGCAGCCGGAGCTCGGACAGCCGAACATTCCGGTCTCCGCGCCGAGCGCGCCGGCGGAGGCCGAGGCCAGGGCTCCCGCCGCGCCGGAGAGCTTCGCCATCTCAGGGCCGTCGGAAGCCGATCCGCACCGTCTCTCGGACTCCGCTTCGCTCGCCACGCCGCCCGTCGGCGGCGAGCAATTTTCGAGCGGCTTCGAGAGCTTCCCGACGCCCGGCCAATCCGGCCCCGCCGCGAGCGACGCGCTTTACTTCGTGAGCCATACGGGCGGCCATCCCGCCGCCGCGCCGGCGCAGCCTGCCGCCGAGCCGCAGGGCTTCGCGCCGCAGCTTTCGCCCAGCTCCACTGAGACGCGCCAGGTCTTCGATCCCTATCGGGTGAAGCGCGACTTCCCGATCCTGCAGCAGCAGGTTCATGGCAAGCCGCTCGTCTGGCTCGACAATGCGGCGACGACGCAGAAGCCGCAGTCGGTCATCGACCGGCTGTCGCATTTCTACGAGTATGAAAACTCCAACATCCACCGCGCCGCCCATGCGCTCGCCGCGCGCTCGACCGACGCCTATGAGGCCGCGCGCGAAAAGGTTCGCCGCTTTTTGAAGGCGCCCAGCGTTAAGGACATTGTGTTCGTGCGCGGCGCCACGGAGGGCATCAATCTCGTCGCCCAGGCCTGGGGCCGCCGCAATGTGCGCGAGGGTGACGAGATCGTCGTCTCCTGGCTGGAGCATCACGCCAATATCGTTCCCTGGCAGATGCTCTGCGCCGAGAAGGGCGCGCGGCTGCGCGTCGCGCCGGTCGACGATCGCGGCCAGCTCATTCTCGAAGAATATGAGAAGCTGCTCAATCCGAAGACGCGCATCGTCGCCGTGACGCAGGTCTCCAATGCGCTCGGCACGGTGACGCCGGTGCGCGAGATCACCGCCATGGCGCATCGCCACGGCGCCTGCGTGCTGATCGACGGCGCGCAATCCGTCTCGCATATGCCGGTCGACGTGCAGTCAATCGACTGCGACTTCTTCATCTTCTCGGGCCACAAGGTCTTCGGGCCGACCGGCATCGGCGTCGTCTACGGCAAGGACGCAGTGCTCGAAAATATGCCGCCCTGGCAGGGCGGCGGCAATATGATCGCCGACGTTACCTTCGAGAAGACGATCTATCAGGGCGCGCCGGAGCGTTTCGAGGCGGGTACGGGCAATATCGCCGACGCAGTGGGTCTCGGCGCGGCGCTCGATTATGTCGAGAGCATCGGCATGGAGGTCATCGCCCGTTACGAGCATGACCTTCTCGTCTATGCCACCGAGAAAATGCGCCTGGTGCCTGGCCTGACCTTTATCGGGACGGCGGCCGAGAAGGCCTCCGTGCTGTCCTTCGTGCTCGACGGCCACAGCACGCAGGAGGTCGGCAAGGCGCTCGATCGGGAAGGCATCGCCGTGCGCGCGGGCCATCATTGCGCCCAGCCGATCCTGCGCCGTTTCGGCCTCGAGGCGACGGTGCGGCCTTCGCTCGCCTTCTACAACACCTGCGCGGACGTCGATGCGCTGGTGGCGGCGCTGTTGAAGCTGCAGGCGGGCCGCGGCGGCTTCTGA
- a CDS encoding family 2A encapsulin nanocompartment shell protein: MTAEPEVRRTLSEAAARQLANATKTRPQWSGITPRWLVSFLPWVPVEAGIYRLNRVKESSALSDAVVQCSPARDRDADLPETFVDYEDAPREYSMNAVTTILDVQTRVSDLYNHPYDQIQEQVRLLTEKVKERQEAELINNAEYGFLANAHPSMRIKTRKGPPTPDDLDELISKVWKEPAFFLAHPRAIAAFGRECTRRGVPPPTVTLFGSPFITWRGLPLVPSDKLYIDENGKTNILLLRTGEKKQGVIGLFQPGVPGEVAPSLSVRFMGINRKAIASYLISLYCSAAVLTHDALGVLEDVDVSKFHEYDDKRV, encoded by the coding sequence ATGACTGCAGAACCCGAAGTCCGCCGAACATTGAGCGAGGCGGCGGCGCGCCAGCTCGCCAACGCAACGAAAACCCGCCCGCAATGGTCGGGCATCACGCCGCGCTGGCTCGTGTCCTTCCTCCCCTGGGTGCCGGTCGAAGCCGGCATCTACCGCCTGAACCGCGTCAAGGAATCGTCGGCGTTGAGCGACGCCGTCGTGCAATGCAGCCCGGCGCGCGATCGTGATGCGGACCTACCGGAGACCTTCGTCGATTACGAAGATGCGCCGCGCGAATATTCGATGAACGCGGTGACGACGATCCTCGACGTTCAGACCCGCGTCTCGGATCTTTACAACCATCCCTATGATCAGATTCAGGAGCAGGTCCGTCTCCTCACCGAGAAGGTGAAGGAGAGGCAGGAGGCCGAACTCATCAACAATGCGGAATATGGCTTCCTCGCCAATGCGCATCCGTCGATGAGGATCAAGACCCGCAAGGGACCGCCGACGCCGGACGATCTCGACGAGCTGATCTCCAAAGTGTGGAAGGAGCCGGCGTTCTTCCTGGCGCATCCGCGCGCCATTGCGGCGTTCGGCCGGGAATGCACCCGCCGCGGCGTGCCGCCGCCAACCGTCACGCTGTTCGGCTCGCCCTTCATCACCTGGCGCGGCCTGCCGCTGGTGCCGAGCGACAAGCTCTACATCGACGAGAACGGCAAGACAAATATTCTTCTGCTGCGCACCGGCGAGAAGAAGCAGGGCGTCATCGGCCTGTTCCAGCCGGGCGTCCCCGGCGAGGTGGCGCCGAGTCTGTCGGTTCGCTTCATGGGCATCAACCGCAAGGCGATCGCCTCCTATCTGATCTCGCTCTATTGCTCGGCCGCAGTGCTGACGCATGACGCCCTCGGCGTGCTCGAGGATGTCGATGTGAGCAAGTTCCACGAATACGACGACAAGCGCGTCTGA
- the epsC gene encoding serine O-acetyltransferase EpsC: protein MTQQFETIFLDPDGFDVEDIVSALAILRRKSQTNRYGNGRLPELPSRAAILDTVEDLTAVLYPRHFGPYELTPETTDAFLTRTLGRALRMLREQVRRELKLFEPEAADDALATRARLITEEFAQALPQVRMLLDTDIRAAFTGDPAAKSLDEVVFCYPGVSAIIRHRLAHRLYLLGATMIARIVAEIAHSQTGIDIHPGATIGESFFIDHGTGVVIGETAIIGKRVRLYQAVTLGAKRFDVDENGALEKGKPRHPIIEDDVVIYAGATVLGRITIGRGSAIGGNVWLTQSVPPGANISQAKARVEVFDHGAGI, encoded by the coding sequence ATGACGCAACAGTTCGAGACAATTTTCCTGGACCCGGACGGATTCGACGTCGAAGACATCGTCTCAGCTCTCGCCATCTTGCGTCGAAAGTCGCAGACGAATCGTTACGGAAACGGCCGGCTTCCCGAGCTGCCGTCGCGCGCGGCCATACTCGACACTGTCGAGGATTTGACCGCGGTTCTCTATCCACGGCATTTCGGCCCTTATGAGCTGACGCCGGAGACGACGGACGCCTTCTTGACCCGGACTCTCGGCCGTGCGCTGCGGATGCTGCGTGAGCAGGTCCGCCGCGAGCTCAAGCTCTTCGAACCCGAAGCCGCCGACGATGCGCTCGCGACCCGCGCCAGACTGATCACAGAAGAATTCGCGCAGGCGCTGCCACAGGTCCGCATGCTTCTCGATACGGATATTCGCGCCGCCTTCACAGGCGATCCGGCGGCCAAGAGTCTCGACGAAGTCGTCTTCTGCTATCCTGGCGTTTCCGCCATCATCCGCCATCGTCTCGCGCATCGGCTTTATTTGCTCGGCGCGACGATGATCGCCCGCATCGTCGCCGAGATCGCGCATTCGCAAACCGGCATCGATATTCACCCCGGCGCGACCATCGGCGAAAGCTTTTTCATCGATCACGGGACAGGCGTCGTCATCGGCGAGACGGCGATCATCGGCAAGCGCGTGCGCCTCTATCAGGCCGTTACCCTCGGAGCCAAGCGTTTCGACGTCGACGAGAACGGCGCACTCGAAAAAGGCAAGCCGCGCCATCCGATCATCGAGGACGACGTCGTGATCTATGCGGGCGCCACCGTGCTCGGCCGTATCACCATCGGTCGTGGCTCCGCCATCGGCGGCAATGTCTGGCTCACCCAGAGCGTGCCGCCCGGCGCCAACATTTCCCAGGCGAAGGCGCGCGTGGAAGTCTTCGACCATGGGGCAGGCATATGA